A genomic stretch from Sinorhizobium terangae includes:
- a CDS encoding DUF2065 domain-containing protein, with the protein MSDFLIGFGFFLIIEGLVYALAPLVLVELAKRLPYVPEHQLRLAGLFSVAAGVGLVWLVRG; encoded by the coding sequence ATGTCCGATTTCCTGATTGGGTTTGGTTTCTTCCTGATCATCGAGGGGCTGGTGTACGCACTGGCCCCTTTGGTTTTGGTGGAATTGGCGAAGCGTTTGCCGTATGTCCCGGAACATCAGCTCCGACTGGCTGGACTCTTCTCGGTGGCGGCTGGCGTCGGACTTGTATGGTTGGTTCGAGGATAA
- a CDS encoding Do family serine endopeptidase, which produces MSTRPQLFRGLVLAAATALLLNNTALAETATSQPAAGPPSVADLAEGLLDAVVNISISQNVKSDDDDAPMPQVPEGSPHQEFFDEFFKGQGGEGNRPRTVNSLGSGFVIDSTGFIVTNNHVIQDADDIEINFSDGSKLKAKLVGMDTKTDLAVLKVEPKKPLKAVSFGDSRKIRIGDWVMVVGNPFGLGVSVSVGVVSARGRNINAGPYDSFIQTDAAINRGNSGGPLFNMRGEVIGINTAILSQTGMSVGIGFAVPTELAMNVVNQLKEFGETRRGWLGVRIQPVTDDIAESLKMERPHGALVSGIIEGGPIAKGEIKAGDIITRFDGTDVAEIRDLMRAVGESPVGKMVDVVIIRDGKEQTVRVTLGRLEDGEHLANVQTNENGEGAKPTEPPAAQLPATDAVLGMKLAVLDAGRRKSFGIAEDVKGVVVTEVQPNSAAAERRVAVGDVIVEVGQEAMDTPEDVSARIEELKGDGRRNALLMIANKTGELRFVTVQME; this is translated from the coding sequence TTGTCGACACGACCCCAACTCTTCCGCGGCCTGGTGCTTGCGGCCGCGACGGCACTGCTTCTGAACAACACGGCGCTCGCCGAGACGGCAACGTCGCAACCGGCGGCCGGACCGCCATCCGTTGCCGACCTTGCCGAGGGACTGCTCGATGCGGTGGTCAACATTTCCATTTCGCAGAACGTCAAAAGCGATGATGATGACGCCCCGATGCCGCAAGTGCCGGAAGGCTCGCCGCATCAGGAGTTCTTCGATGAGTTCTTCAAGGGTCAGGGCGGCGAGGGTAACCGGCCGCGAACGGTCAACTCGCTCGGCTCCGGTTTCGTTATCGATTCGACCGGCTTCATCGTTACCAACAACCATGTCATCCAGGACGCCGACGACATCGAGATCAACTTCTCGGACGGGTCCAAGTTGAAGGCGAAGTTGGTTGGCATGGACACCAAGACCGATCTGGCGGTGCTGAAGGTCGAGCCGAAAAAACCGCTCAAGGCCGTTTCCTTCGGAGACTCGCGTAAGATCCGGATCGGTGATTGGGTGATGGTGGTCGGTAATCCGTTCGGCCTCGGTGTGTCCGTTTCGGTCGGTGTTGTCTCGGCGCGCGGGCGCAACATCAATGCCGGTCCCTATGACAGCTTCATCCAGACCGACGCGGCGATCAACCGCGGCAATTCGGGCGGCCCGCTGTTCAACATGCGGGGCGAGGTGATCGGCATCAACACCGCGATCCTCTCCCAGACCGGCATGTCGGTTGGCATCGGCTTCGCCGTACCGACGGAATTGGCGATGAACGTCGTCAATCAGCTCAAGGAATTCGGCGAGACCCGGCGTGGTTGGCTTGGCGTTCGCATCCAGCCGGTTACCGACGATATCGCCGAAAGCCTGAAGATGGAGAGGCCGCATGGTGCGCTGGTCTCCGGTATCATCGAAGGCGGTCCGATCGCCAAGGGCGAGATCAAGGCAGGCGATATCATTACCCGTTTCGATGGGACCGATGTCGCGGAGATCCGTGACCTGATGCGCGCGGTCGGCGAGAGCCCTGTCGGCAAGATGGTCGACGTGGTCATCATTCGTGACGGCAAGGAGCAGACGGTTCGCGTCACGCTTGGCCGGCTCGAGGACGGCGAGCATCTTGCCAATGTGCAGACGAACGAGAACGGCGAGGGCGCAAAGCCCACGGAGCCGCCCGCTGCCCAACTGCCAGCAACCGACGCCGTACTCGGCATGAAGCTCGCAGTGCTCGACGCCGGTCGCCGCAAGAGCTTCGGCATTGCCGAAGACGTCAAAGGCGTCGTGGTCACCGAGGTCCAGCCGAATTCCGCCGCGGCCGAGCGCCGGGTGGCAGTCGGCGACGTGATCGTCGAGGTCGGCCAGGAGGCAATGGACACGCCGGAGGACGTTTCGGCGCGGATCGAGGAACTAAAGGGCGATGGCCGCCGCAACGCGCTTCTGATGATCGCCAACAAGACCGGCGAGTTGCGCTTCGTTACCGTGCAGATGGAATAG
- a CDS encoding GNAT family N-acetyltransferase: MIIRETDRLRIRGWNETDRDLFAEINSDPKVMEFFAFRRSRTESDALFDRIGRGISETGFGFFALALRDSDTPVGFCGLALTDLEPHLPNGTIEIGWRLALPFWGKGYVTEAAAALLDYGFTERSLGEIVSFAVPANTRSTAVMKRLGMRPDPNRDFDHPRVPDTHAHLKRHVLYAITADEWTRRVPAQG; this comes from the coding sequence GTGATCATCCGCGAAACCGACAGGCTGCGCATTCGCGGCTGGAACGAGACCGATCGTGACCTCTTTGCCGAGATCAACAGCGATCCGAAGGTGATGGAATTCTTCGCCTTCCGCCGCAGCCGCACGGAATCCGATGCGCTGTTCGATCGCATCGGCCGCGGTATCAGCGAAACCGGCTTCGGCTTCTTTGCCCTCGCATTGCGCGACAGCGACACCCCGGTCGGCTTCTGCGGTCTTGCGCTGACCGATCTGGAGCCGCATCTGCCGAACGGCACGATCGAGATCGGCTGGCGGCTCGCCCTGCCCTTCTGGGGCAAGGGCTATGTGACCGAGGCGGCAGCGGCCCTCCTCGACTACGGCTTTACCGAACGGAGCCTCGGCGAAATCGTTTCCTTCGCCGTGCCCGCAAACACCCGCTCCACCGCCGTGATGAAACGGCTCGGCATGCGGCCGGACCCGAACCGCGACTTCGACCACCCGCGCGTCCCCGACACGCATGCCCATCTGAAGCGCCACGTGCTCTACGCGATCACGGCGGATGAGTGGACGCGGCGCGTCCCGGCGCAGGGTTAG
- a CDS encoding ACT domain-containing protein, whose protein sequence is MPHKLLIRLVDAEYAITRLNVGSAIPEWLPGPGFWTVSSSREEMTLVCRAARVPSSVQSSLGWRCFRIEQHFSFDVPGVLSSVLRPLSAAGVGVFANSTFSTDYVFVAGSNLEKAVQALKEHGHEITG, encoded by the coding sequence ATGCCACATAAACTGCTGATCCGGCTGGTCGATGCCGAATATGCCATTACCCGTCTGAATGTCGGGTCCGCGATACCGGAGTGGCTGCCGGGGCCGGGTTTCTGGACGGTGTCCAGCTCTCGCGAGGAAATGACACTGGTCTGTCGCGCCGCCCGCGTGCCGTCGAGCGTGCAGAGCTCGCTTGGATGGCGCTGCTTCCGCATCGAGCAGCATTTCAGCTTCGACGTACCGGGCGTGCTGTCTTCCGTGCTGCGGCCGCTTTCCGCGGCCGGCGTCGGCGTATTCGCCAATTCGACCTTCAGCACCGACTATGTCTTCGTCGCGGGCTCCAACCTTGAAAAGGCGGTGCAGGCGTTGAAGGAACACGGGCACGAGATCACCGGCTGA